One window of Microcoleus vaginatus PCC 9802 genomic DNA carries:
- a CDS encoding peptidylprolyl isomerase, with product MPAGNAITDGRALLRFALPLDNQTVRDLQISLEDINNHIRAKRWGPISSDVSKASRILNLRVSDILESIPEAKKPQAEALLARIKEGIAQLEKAVEAKDRDKVTDLKATILASVGEIEELMVTKFPFEVPAKYANLPQLKGRATVSVQTEKGEITVVVDGYSAPVTAGNFVDLVDRGFYDGLPFIRSEESYVLQTGDPEGKEEGFIDPATGKYRNVPLEVLVRDEKEPIYGITLEDAGRYRDEPVLPFSAFGTVAMARTETDPDSASSQFFFFLFEPELTPAGLNLLDGRYAVFGYMIEGKEVLEQLKQGDKIVSAKVVKGLENLVRPQV from the coding sequence AATCAGACTGTGCGAGATTTGCAAATCAGTCTCGAAGACATTAACAACCACATACGGGCCAAACGTTGGGGGCCGATTAGCAGCGATGTCAGCAAGGCTTCCAGGATTCTCAACCTTCGGGTGTCTGACATTTTAGAGAGTATTCCCGAGGCGAAAAAGCCACAAGCTGAGGCGCTACTGGCACGAATCAAGGAGGGAATTGCTCAACTGGAAAAGGCTGTTGAGGCTAAAGACAGGGACAAAGTGACGGACTTGAAAGCCACAATCCTGGCTTCGGTAGGCGAAATCGAAGAGTTGATGGTGACAAAGTTTCCTTTTGAAGTGCCGGCCAAGTATGCTAATCTGCCTCAACTGAAAGGGCGCGCTACTGTGTCTGTACAAACTGAAAAAGGGGAAATTACTGTTGTGGTTGACGGCTACAGCGCGCCGGTTACGGCTGGTAATTTTGTCGATTTGGTCGATCGAGGTTTTTATGACGGTTTGCCGTTTATTCGATCGGAAGAATCCTACGTTTTGCAAACCGGAGACCCCGAAGGCAAGGAAGAGGGTTTTATTGACCCAGCTACTGGCAAATACCGGAATGTTCCGCTGGAAGTGCTCGTCAGGGACGAAAAGGAGCCTATTTACGGGATTACTCTAGAAGATGCGGGGCGTTATCGGGACGAACCTGTTTTGCCTTTTTCTGCTTTCGGTACTGTGGCAATGGCCCGTACAGAAACTGACCCTGATAGCGCTTCTTCTCAGTTTTTCTTTTTCTTGTTTGAGCCTGAACTCACGCCCGCTGGCCTGAATCTGTTGGACGGCCGGTATGCTGTTTTTGGTTACATGATTGAAGGAAAAGAAGTTTTGGAGCAACTGAAGCAGGGAGACAAGATTGTATCTGCTAAGGTAGTTAAAGGACTCGAAAATTTGGTGCGACCTCAAGTTTAA